From the genome of Rathayibacter sp. VKM Ac-2804:
CCCGTCCACGACATCTCCCTGCCGCGCCGGAGCCTCCGCGACTGCCTGGCGGAGGAGCTGCGCAGGCTCGACCCGGATGACCTGTACGGTGAAGTCATCTCGCGCGGTGTGGACATGCTCACCGAGAAGAACGACGCCCGCAGCGCGTCCTGACACCGCCGCACTCCCCGGCCGCCGCCGCCCGCTCCCGGGCGCGGCGGCCGGCGAGACGGCCATCCGCCGCAGGCGACCGACCCGAAGGAGACCCCGATGACCACTGACCGCCGTGTGCTCGTCCACCGAGACAAGCAGACCCTCGCAGGCTCGGTCGCCGCGCGCTTCCTGACGAAGACGATCGACATCCTCGACGACCTGGGCACGGCGAACGTGGTCCTCACGGGCGGGACGATGGGCGCGGCGACGCTGAAGGAGATCGCCGGCTCCTCCGCCTCGGGCAACGTCGACTGGACGCGCGTGCACTTCTGGTGGGGCGACGAGCGCTGGGTCCCCCGCGGCCACGAGGACCGGAACGACGTGCAGGCGGGCGACCTCTTCGAGCGCCTCGACGTCCCGGCCGGGAACGTGCACTCCTACCCCGCGTCGGACGAGGGCCTCGACCTCGACGGCGCGGCCGCCGCGTACGACGCCGAGCTCCGCGCGCACGCGACCGAGGGCCGCGACTACCCCCGCTTCGACATCACCTTCCTCGGCGTCGGGCCCGACGGCCACATCGCCTCGCTCTTCCCGGAGCGCTCGGCCATCCGCCACCCGCAGCCGGGTGTGCTGGCGGTCCGCAACTCCCCCAAGCCGCCGCCCGAGCGCCTCACCCTCACGCTGCCGCTGATCAACCAGTCCGACCGGATCTGGATGGTCCTCGCGGGAGCCGACAAGGCCTCCGCCCTCGGCCTCGCCCTGGCGGGCGCGAGCACCAACGAGGTGCCGGCGGCCGGCGCGTTCGGCCGCAAGCGCACGGTGTTCTTCGTCGACCAGGAGGCTGCGGCCGAGGTGCCGGAGTCGCTGATCGCCCCGAGCTACTGAGACCTGCCCGGACGGCTCGTCCGGGAACGACGAAGGGCCCGCCTCCTGAGGAGGACGGGCCCTTCGTCGTTGCTCCGGCCGTGCGGCCGGTCGTGCTCAGCTGGGGGTCGCGGTGCCGCGGCGGGCGCGCAGCTGCTGCAGCGCCTCCTCGAGGAGCTGAGCCGCCTCGGCCTCGGTGCGGCGCTCCTTCACGTACGCGAGGTGCGTCTTGTAGGGCTCCGACTTCGCGACCTGCGGCGGGTTCGCCCGGTCGCGGCCCGCGGGGAGACCGGACTGCGGGGAGTCGATCACCTCGGGGATCTCGTCCTCCGGGAGAGCCGCCGAGAAGTGGCGCACCGTCTCGTTGCCGAGGGCGTCCCAGTAGGAGACCGCGACGCGCTCCGCGTGGTAGCCCCGGTCCTGCTCGCCCATGGGTCCCGCGCCGACGCGCGAACCGCGGATTGCACTGCCGCCTGATGCCATTCCGTTTACCCCTATGCTCCGGTGTCGAACTTGGTGATGAGACCGAGCACCACGATGCAGGCCAGCCAGACGAGGCCGAGGATCACGGTGATGCGGTTCAGGTTGCGCTCCGCGACGCCCGAGGCACCGAGGTTCGAGGTGACTCCACCGCCGAACATGTCGGACAGTCCGCCGCCGCGCCCCTTGTGGAGCAGGATCAGCATGGTGAGCAGGAGGCTCGTGATGCCCAGGACGACCTGGAGCACGACCTGGAGGATGTCCACGCGGTACCTTTCGAAGTTCTGGCGCGTTGCACGCCTCGACGAGTATAACGGCGCCTGCGAACCCCCGGGGAATCGCGACGCCCCGTGTTCCGTCCGCTGTATACGCGGGCGCTTCGACTTCTGGTGGGGGGCGGAGGGGATGGCCTCGTCGCGGCGCCTTCCCGCGCTCCTGCGGAGCGCCCGCCAGACCCGAGCCTGTCGCCGCGACGAGGCCATCCCCTCCGCCCGCGCACGCGCGAGGCTCCCACCGGCACTTCCGGGAGGATCACCGCGGAGAGGACCTGGGGTGGACGACCGGCCGCGCGGCGGCGAGGGCAACCGGCGATTCGCGTGCCAGCGAATCGTCGTGGCCGGACGCAGGACGCTCTACGGGACGCGACCACCTCGAAGAGCCGACTGCGCCACGCCGCGCAGGGAGCGGCGTGGACGATCGCGTGCTGTCGGAACCGCTCCCGGACGTCTGCCGCCGGAACGACTGAAGGGGCGGGCCCTTGGGCCCACCCCTTCAGATGCAGAGCGTCAGACGCCTACGTGGTTCCGATAGCGCGCGATCGCAGCGAACTCCTCGACCTGGAGGCTGGCGCCTCCGACGAGGGCGCCGTCGACGTCGGGCTCGCGCATGAAGCCGGCGATGTTTCCGGACTTGACGGAGCCGCCGTAGAGGATGCGCGTCTTCGCCGCGGTGTCGGCGCCGAGGATGTCGGCGACGACGTCGCGGAGGGCCTTGCAGACCTGCTGGGCCTGCTCGGGCGTGGCGGCCTGGCCGGAGCCGATGGCCCAGACCGGCTCGTACGCGACGACCAGGTCGGCGTCCGCGGGGAGACCGGTGAGGGCCTCCTTCAGCTGCGCGACCGGCACCGCGGACGGGCCGTGCTTCTCGAGGTCCTCGGCGGTCTCGCCGACGCAGACGATCGGCGGGACGCCGTGCTTGACGGCTGCAGCCGTCTTCGCGGCGATGTCCGCGTCGGTCTCGCCGTGCAGCGTGCGCCGCTCGGAGTGGCCGACGATGACGTAGTCGCAGTCGAGCTGCTGGAGGAACTGGCCGGAGATCTCACCGGTGTAGGCCCCGCTGTCGAACTTCGACAGGTCCTGCGCGCCGTACTTGAGCGGCAGCTTGTCGGAGTCGACGAGGATCTGCACGGGGCGCAGATCGGTGAACGGCGGGAACACCGCGACCTCGACTCCGTCGAAGTCGTGGTCGGCGTCCTTGAGGCTCCACGCGAGCTTCTGCACGAAGGCGATGGCCTGGAGGTGGTCCAGGTTCATCTTCCAGTTGCCGGCGATGAGCGGGATGCGGGATGTCACTGCCATCCGAGGACCTCCAGTCCGGGGAGGCGCTTCCCCTCGAGGAATTCGAGGCTGGCTCCGCCTCCCGTCGAGATGTGGCCGAACTGCCCGTCCTCGAAGCCGAGGGCGCGCACCGCGGCGGCCGAGTCTCCGCCGCCGACGACGCTGAGTCCGTCGACCTCGGTGAGGGCCTGGGCGACGGCCTTCGTGCCGGCCGCGAACGGCTCGAGCTCGAAGACGCCCATCGGGCCGTTCCAGAACACGGTCTTCGAGGCCGCGACGACCTCGGCGAACCGCTTCGCGGTGTCCGGTCCGATGTCCAGACCGAGGCCGTCCGCGCCGAAGGCGGTGTCCTCGATGGCGTCGGCGGGGGCGGTCACGTACTCCGCGTCCGCTCCGAACTTCGAGGCGACGACCACATCCGTGGGGACGACGATCTCCACCCCGAGCTCCTTCGCCTTCGCGAGGTAGCCGAGGACGGTGTCGATCTGGTCGGCCTCGAGCAGGCTCTTGCCGACCTCGTGGCCCTGGGCCTTGAGGAAGGTGAAGAGCATGCCGCCGCCGATGAGGATCGAGTCGACCCGCGGGAGCAGGTGGTCGATCACGCCGAGCTTGTCCGAGACCTTCGAGCCGCCGAGGACGACCGTGTAGGGCCGCTCCGGCTTCTCGGTCAGACGGTCCAGGACCTCGAGCTCGGCGGCGATCAGCGTCCCGGCGGCACTGGGCAGCAGCTGAGCGAGCTCGTACACGCTCGCCTGCTTGCGGTGCACGACGCCGAAGCCGTCCGAGACGAACGCGTCGCCGAAGGCGGCGAGCTTCTCGGCGAAGGCACGGCGCTCGTCGGCGTCCTTGCTGGTCTCGCCCGGGTTGAAGCGGAGGTTCTCGAGCACGACGACCTGGCCGTCCTCGAGGGCGTCGACCGCGGCGGAGGCGGAGTCGCCGACCGTGTCCTCGGCGAACGAGACGGGAGCGTCGAGGAGCTCGCCGAGGCGCTCGGCGACGGGCGCGAGGCTGTACTTCGAGTCGGGGGCGCCGTCGGGGCGGCCGAGGTGGCTCACGACCACGACTCGGGCGCCCTCGGCGACGAGCCGCTGGAGCGTGGGCACCGACGCGCGCACGCGGCCGTCGTCCGTGATCGTTCCGTCCTTCAGGGGGACGTTCAGATCGCAGCGGACGACGACGCGCGTGCCGGCGAGGGAGCCCAGTGAGTCCAGAGTGCGGAGCGTCACGGTGTCACTCGTCACGGAGTCGTGACTCAGAGCTTGCCGGCGACGAGCTCGGCGACGTCGACGAGGCGGTTGGAGTAGCCCCACTCGTTGTCGTACCAGGAGGCGACCTTGACCTGGTTGCCGATGACCTTGGTCAGGCCGGCGTCGAAGATCGAGGAGTGCGGGTCGGTGACGATGTCGCTGGAGACGATCGGGTCTTCGGTGTACTTGAGGATGCCCTCGAGGTCGCCCGCGGCGGCGGCCTTGTAGGCCGCGTTGATCTCCTCGACCGTGGCCGGGTTCGTCAGCTCGACCGTGAGGTCGGTGATCGAGCCGGTCGGGACCGGGACGCGCAGCGCGTAGCCGTCGAGCTTGCCGACGAGCTCGGGGATGACGAGGCCGAGGGCCTTGGCGGCACCGGTCGACGTCGGGATGATGTTGACCGCGGCGGCGCGCGCGCGACGGAGGTCGCTGTGCGGGCCGTCCTGCAGGTTCTGGTCGGCGGTGTAGGCGTGGACCGTGGTCATGAGACCGCGCTCGATGCCGAAGTTGTCGAGCAGGACCTTGGCGAGCGGCGCGAGGCAGTTCGTGGTGCACGACGCGTTCGAGACGATGTCGTGGACCTGGGGGTCGTAGGTGCCCTCGTTGACGCCGAGGACGATGGTCGCGACGTCGTCGCCGGTGGCGGGAGCCGAGACGATGACCTTCTTGGCGCCGGCGGTGATGTGCTTGCGCGCGTCCTCCGACTTGGTGAAGCGGCCGGTCGACTCGATGACGACGTCGACGCCCAGCTCGCCCCAGGGGAGGTTCGCGGGGTCGCGCTCCTCGAGCACGATGATCGGCTTGCCGTTGACGACGATCTTGTCGCCGTCCAGCTCCACGGTCGCGTCGAGGCGGCCGGTGATGGAGTCGTACTTCAGGAGGTGCGCAAGCGCCTTGTTGTCGGTGAGGTCGTTGACCGCGACGATCTCGAGGTCGCTGCCCTTGGCGAGGGCCGCACGGAGGAAGTTACGGCCGATACGGCCGAAGCCGTTGATGCCGATCTTGACGGACACAGATATCTCCTGGAGAGGAAGGGCACCTCGACGGTGCAGTGGAGGGTGTGGATCGCTGGGAGAGCGGCGTCCCGGATCGGGACCCGGGACGCCGGAATCGCTACGACAGTAGCAGCAGGCCGGAAGTGTTCCGGCGGGCCTTCTCGAAGCGCGCGGACACGTCGGCCCAGTTCACGATGTTCCAGAACGCCTTGACGTAGTCGGCCTTGACGTTGACGTAGTCGAGGTAGAAGGCGTGCTCCCACATGTCGAGCAGCAGGACCGGCACGGTGGCCGCGGCGTGGTTGCTCTGGTGGTCGTAGAGCTGCTCGATCAGGAGCTTCTCGCCGAGCGAGTCCCAGGCGAGGATCGACCAGCCGGAGCCCTGGATGCCGAGGGCCGAGGCGGTGAAGTGCGCCTTGAACTTGTCGAACGAGCCGAAGTTCTCGTCGATCGCCGCGGCGAGCTCGCCGGTCGGCTTGTCGCCGCCGTCGGGCGAGAGGTTGTTCCAGAACACGGTGTGGTTCACGTGACCGGCGAGGTTGAACGCCAGGTCCTTCTGGAGCTTGTTGACGTTCGCGAGGTTCTCGCTGTCGCGAGCCTCCTGCAGCGCGGCGAGGGCGGTGTTCGCCCCGGTCACGTACGTCGCGTGGTGCTTGTCGTGGTGGAGCTCCATGATCCGTCCACTGATGTGCGGCTCGAGAGCCGAGTAGTCGTAGGGCAGTTCGGCGAGCGTGTAGTCAGCCATGTGCGATCTCCTGTTCGTGGTCGTCGACCTCAGTGATCCGCCGGGTCTCACGGCCCCTCACCGCTGCGCGGGAGGGTGTGCCGGGGTGTCCTGAGCGACCTTTCCAGTCTAGTGAGAGCCGCCCTCCGCACTCGGAGCGTTTCCTCCGTTCAACCAGGAGACACTCAGCGTTCGCGCGCCGGAACGCCCGTCGGCCCGCGCGGGGCTCAGAGGTCCTGGAGCTCGGCGGGGAGGTTCGCGTCAGTGCCCGGGATGTCGAGGTCGGTGGCGCGCTTGTCGGCCATCGCGAGCAGGCGGCGGATGCGGCCGGCGACGGCGTCCTTCGTCATCGGCGGGTCGGCGTGGTGGCCGAGCTCGTCGAGGCTGGCGTCGCGGTGCGCGAGACGCAGCCGTCCGGCGTAGCGGAGGTGCTCGGGGATGTCCTCGCCGAGGATCTCCATCGCGCGCTCGACGCGGGAGCAGGCGGCGACCGCGGCCTGCGCGGAGCGGCGGAGGTTCGCGTCGTCGAAGTTGACCAGGCGGTTGGCGGTCGCGCGGACCTCGCGGCGCTGGCGCAGCTCCTCCCAGCTGGCGACCGTGGAGGTCGCGCCCATCAGGGTGAGCATCGCGCTGATGCTCTCGCCGTCGCGGATCACGACGCGGTGCACGCCGCGCACCTCGCGCGACTTGGCCTGGACGCCGAGGCGGCCGGCCGCGCCGACGATGGCCATCGCCGCCTCGTTGCCGGGGCAGATCACCTCGAGGGCGGCCGAGCGGCCGGGGTCGGTGAGCGAGCCCTGCGCGAGGAAGGCGCCGCGCCACACGGCGGCGAGCTCCTCCCGCGTGCCGGTGGTCAGCCGGTTCGGCAGGCCGCGGACGGGACGACCGCGCTGGTCGAGCAGACCGGTCTGGCGGGCGAGCGTGTCGCCCCCCTCCACCACGCGCACCAGCCAGCTGGTCGTGCGGCGCGAGCCGCCGGCCGAGACGATGCTGCCCTCGCTGCGGACTCCGTAGAGCTCGGCGAGGTCGCGGCGGACGCGGGTGGCCAGCGGTGCCGAGTCGAGCTCGACCTCGACCGCGAGGCGGTTCGAGATGATGTGCAGTCCCCCGGAGAAGCGGAGGATGGTCGCCAGTTCAGCGGCACGGACGGTGTTCTTGCGCGAGACGATCGCGACCAGTTCGCCCTTGACATCTGCAGTGAGGGCCACGGAGTCTTCTTTCCTTACGTCGGGTGCGCGGCGGAGCGCGCGGGGATCATTCTCGGCCGAGGTCGCGGTGCGCCACGTTGACGGCGACACCCGGCAGCTCGGCCAGTCGGGCCGCGACGCGGCCGGCGACGGCGACCGAGCGGTGCTTGCCGCCGGTGCAGCCGATGGCGATGGTCGCGTGGCGCTTGTTCTCGCGCTGGTAGCCGTCGAGCACCGGCCGGAGGGCACGCGAGTAGGAGTCGATGAACTCCTCCGCGCCCTGCTGGGCCAGCACGTAGTCTCTCACCTCTTCGTCGAGACCGGTGTGCGGCCGGAGCTCCGGGATCCAGTACGGATTGGGCAGGAAGCGCGCGTCGGCGACCATGTCGGCGTCCGTGGGCAGGCCGTACTTGAAGCCGAAGCTCATCACGGTGATCTGCAGCCCGGCGCGGCCGGCCTCGGCGAAGCGCTCGGTGATCGTGGTCGCGAGCTGGTGCGGGTTGAGGTCGGACGTGTCGATCACGATGTCGGCCGACTCGCGCAGCTGCGCCAGTCGCGTCCGCTCGGCGGAGATGCCGTCGAGGAGGGTGCCGCGCCCCTGCAGCGGGTGCGGGCGGCGCACCTGCTCGAAACGGCGGACGAGGGCGGCGTCGGTCGCCTCGAGGAAGACGACGCGCAGGTCGACGCCGACGCGCAGCTCGCGCACGATCTCGCCGAGATCGGCGAAGAAGTCGCGTCCGCGGACGTCGACCACCGCCGCGACCTTGGGCACGGTGTCGCCCGCGCGCTGGGCGAGATCGACCAGCGGGCGCAGCATCTGCGGCGGGAGGTTGTCGACCACGTACCAGCCGAGGTCCTCCAGCGCGTTGGCGGCGGTGGATCGTCCGGCGCCGGACATCCCGGTGACGATCAGCACGTTCTGCTGCTCGCTCTCGGTGCTCATGGGGTCTCCGTGCTCGTGTGGGTCGCGGACCCTCCTTCGGGGAGGGCGGGCCTCCAGCCTAGGGTGTGGCCCTGAGCGGAGCACCCGGCGGAGGGCGGTGCCTCAGGGATGCAGGTGCCCGTGGATGGCCGCCGCGAGCGTCGGCCCGATGCCCTTGACCTCGGCGATCTCGGCGTCGCTGGCCTCCCGCAGGCGGGTCACCGAGCCGAAGTGCTTCAGCAGATCGCGCACTCGTGTCCCGCCCAGCCCCGGGATCTCCGCCAGCTGCGACGAGATGTCGCGCTTGCGGCGCTGGCGCTGGTGGGTGATCGCGAAGCGGTGCGCCTCGTCCCGGATGCGCTGGAAGAGGAAGAGCGCGTCGCTGTTGCGCGGCAGGATCACCGGGAAGTCGGAGTCCGGCAGCCAGATCTCCTCGAGACGCTTGGCGATCCCGCAGAGGGTGATCCCGGTGACCCCGGACTCGTCCAGTGCGCGCTGGGCGGCCGCGACCTGCGGCTGCCCGCCGTCGACGATGAGCAGGTTCGGCGGGTAGGAGAACTTGCGCCGCTTCGCCTCCCCCGTCTCGGGATCGATCTCGGCGGGCTCGGTCGGCTCCTTGAGGTAGGCGAGGCGCCGGGTCAGCACCTGGTGCAGCGACTCGGTGTCATCGGTGGACTCGGCGATGCTGAAGCGGCGGTACTGGTCCTTGCGCACCAGGCCGTCCTCGAAGACGACCATCGACGCGACGATGTTGGTGCCGCTGAGGTGCGACACGTCGTAGCACTCCATCCGCAGCGGCGCCTCGGCCATCCCGAGCGCGTCGCGGATGTCCTCGAGGGCCTGCGTGCGCGCGGTGAAGTCCGCGGAGCGCCGGGTCTTATAGAGCATCAGCGAGTGCTTGGCGTTCTGCGTCGCGGTCTCGAGCAGAGCCGCCTTGTCGCCGCGCTGCGCCGCGCGCAGGCGGACGTTCGCGCCGCGCAGCGAGCCCAGCCACTCCTCGAGCGCCTCGGAGTCCTCCGGCAGCTCGGGCACGACGACCTCGCGCGGCGGGATGTCGCCGCTCTCGTAGGCAGCCTGCAGCGCGGTGTCCACGAGCTCGGCGGTGCTCATGTCGAGCTCCTTGTCGACGACCCAGCCGCGCTCACCGCGGATGCGGCCGCCGCGCACACGGAACTGCTGGACCGAGGCCGCGAGCTCGTCGTGCACGATCGCATAGAGGTCGACGTCGACGTTGTCCTTCAGCACGACCGCGCTCTTGGCCAGCACGGCGTCGAGCGCCGCGGCCTGGTCGCGCAGCTTGCCGGCGCGCTCGTACTGCATCGCCTCGGCGGCCTCGCGCATCTCGCGCTCGAGCTCGCCGATCATCCTGCGGTCGTGGCTGCCCATGAACGCGACGAAGCGGTCGACGATCGCGCGATGCTCCGCGAAGGTGACCCGGTGCGAGCACGGACCGCCGCAGCGGCCGATCTGCGAGGCGAAGCAGGGCTTGCCGCTCTGCATCGCCCGCTTGTAGTTGGAGTCGTTGCAGGTCCTGATCGGGAACGCCTTGATCATCAGATCGATCGTCTCGTGGATCGCCCAGATCTTCGGGTACGGGCCGAAGTACCGCGCACCGCGGATCTTGGCGTTGCGCGTCACCATCACCCGGGGCGCCTCGTCGCCGAGGGTCACGGCCATGTACGGGTAGGACTTGTCGTCGCGGAACTTGACGTTGAAGGGCGGATCGAACTCGTTGATCCAGGTGAACTCGAGCTGCAGCGCCTCGACGTCGGTGCCGACGACGGTCCACTCGACGCCGGACGCCGAGGTGACCATCCGCCGGGTGCGCTCGTGCAGGCTCGGCAGCGGAGCGAAGTAGTTGCTGAGCCGGGCGCGGAGGTTCTTGGCCTTGCCCACGTAAAGCACCCGGCCCCGGGCGTCCTTGAAGCGGTAGACGCCCGGGAGGGTCGGGATCTCGCCCGGCTTCGGCCGGAAGTCGACGGTCTGCGTCATGCCCGCGCCTCCGCTCCCCCGGCCCCCCGGGGACGATCGGCGAGGCGGAGCCGCGTCACGGCAGGATCTCGGCGAGGAAGGTGCCGGTGTGGCTCTCCTTCACCTTCGCGACGTGCTCGGGGGTGCCGATCGCGACGACCTGGCCGCCGCCGGCGCCGCCCTCGGGACCCATGTCGATCAGCCAGTCGGCCGACTTGATGACGTCGAGGTTGTGCTCGATCGTGATCACCGTGTTGCCCTTGTCGACGAGGCCGTTGAGCACCAGCAGGAGCTTGCGGACGTCCTCGAAGTGCAGACCGGTGGTCGGCTCGTCGAGCACGTAGACGCTGCGCCCGTTCGAGCGACGCTGCAGCTCGGTGGCGAGCTTGACGCGCTGCGCCTCGCCGCCGGAGAGCGTGGTGGCGCTCTGGCCGAGCCGGACGTAGCCGAGGCCGACCTCGACCAGGGTCTTGAGGAACCGGTGGATCGAGGTGATCGGCTCGAAGAACTCGGCCGCCTCGGCGATCGGCATGTCGAGCACCTCGGCGATGTTCTTGCCCTTGTAGTGCACGGTCAGGGTGTCGCGGTTGTAGCGCGCTCCCCCGCAGACCTCGCAGGCGACGTAGACGTCGGGCAGGAAGTTCATCTCGATCTTGATCGTGCCGTCGCCCGAGCAGGCCTCGCAGCGACCGCCCTTGACGTTGAAGCTGAAGCGACCGGGCAGGTAGCCGCGGGCCTTCGCCTCGGTGGTCTCGGCGAAGAGGTTGCGGATGCGGTCGAACACACCCGTGTAGGTCGCCGGGTTGGAGCGCGGGGTGCGGCCGATCGGGTTCTGGTCGACGTGGACGACCTTGTCGAGGTTCTCGAGGCCGGTGACGCGGGTGTGCTTGCCCGGCACCTTGCGGGCGCCGTTGAGCTGGTTGGCGAGCACCCGGTAGAGGATGTCGTTCACGAGCGTCGACTTGCCCGAGCCGGAGACGCCCGTGACCGCGACGAAGGTGCCGAGCGGGAACTCGACGTCGACCTTCTGCAGGTTGTTGGCGTTGGCGCCGACGACCTTGATGACGCGCTTGCGGTCGATCTTGCGGCGCTTCTTCGGCAGCTCGATCGAGCGGCGGCCGGCGATGTAGTCGCCGGTGAGCGAGTGGGTGTTCTCGAGGAGCGACTCGTAGGAGCCGGAGTGCACGACCCGGCCGCCGTTGACGCCCGCGCCCGGTCCGATGTCGACGATCCAGTCGGCGGTGCGGATGGTGTCCTCGTCGTGCTCGACGACGATCAGGGTGTTGCCGAGGTCGCGCAGCTTGATCAGGGTGTCGATCAGCCGGCGGTTGTCCCGCTGGTGCAGGCCGATGCTCGGCTCGTCGAGGACGTAGAGCACGCCGGTGAGGCCGGAGCCGATCTGGGTGGCGAGCCGGATCCGCTGCGCCTCGCCGCCGGAGAGCGAGCCGGCCGCGCGGGAGAGGTTGAGGTAGTTGAGCCCGACCTCGATCAGGAAGTCGAGGCGCGCGCGGATCTCGCGGAGCACCTGCGCGGCGATGGTGGCCTCGCGCGGGGTGAGCTGCAGCTCGCTCATGAACGACT
Proteins encoded in this window:
- the pgl gene encoding 6-phosphogluconolactonase, whose product is MTTDRRVLVHRDKQTLAGSVAARFLTKTIDILDDLGTANVVLTGGTMGAATLKEIAGSSASGNVDWTRVHFWWGDERWVPRGHEDRNDVQAGDLFERLDVPAGNVHSYPASDEGLDLDGAAAAYDAELRAHATEGRDYPRFDITFLGVGPDGHIASLFPERSAIRHPQPGVLAVRNSPKPPPERLTLTLPLINQSDRIWMVLAGADKASALGLALAGASTNEVPAAGAFGRKRTVFFVDQEAAAEVPESLIAPSY
- a CDS encoding RNA polymerase-binding protein RbpA, with the translated sequence MASGGSAIRGSRVGAGPMGEQDRGYHAERVAVSYWDALGNETVRHFSAALPEDEIPEVIDSPQSGLPAGRDRANPPQVAKSEPYKTHLAYVKERRTEAEAAQLLEEALQQLRARRGTATPS
- the secG gene encoding preprotein translocase subunit SecG; its protein translation is MDILQVVLQVVLGITSLLLTMLILLHKGRGGGLSDMFGGGVTSNLGASGVAERNLNRITVILGLVWLACIVVLGLITKFDTGA
- the tpiA gene encoding triose-phosphate isomerase, translated to MAVTSRIPLIAGNWKMNLDHLQAIAFVQKLAWSLKDADHDFDGVEVAVFPPFTDLRPVQILVDSDKLPLKYGAQDLSKFDSGAYTGEISGQFLQQLDCDYVIVGHSERRTLHGETDADIAAKTAAAVKHGVPPIVCVGETAEDLEKHGPSAVPVAQLKEALTGLPADADLVVAYEPVWAIGSGQAATPEQAQQVCKALRDVVADILGADTAAKTRILYGGSVKSGNIAGFMREPDVDGALVGGASLQVEEFAAIARYRNHVGV
- a CDS encoding phosphoglycerate kinase, whose amino-acid sequence is MTLRTLDSLGSLAGTRVVVRCDLNVPLKDGTITDDGRVRASVPTLQRLVAEGARVVVVSHLGRPDGAPDSKYSLAPVAERLGELLDAPVSFAEDTVGDSASAAVDALEDGQVVVLENLRFNPGETSKDADERRAFAEKLAAFGDAFVSDGFGVVHRKQASVYELAQLLPSAAGTLIAAELEVLDRLTEKPERPYTVVLGGSKVSDKLGVIDHLLPRVDSILIGGGMLFTFLKAQGHEVGKSLLEADQIDTVLGYLAKAKELGVEIVVPTDVVVASKFGADAEYVTAPADAIEDTAFGADGLGLDIGPDTAKRFAEVVAASKTVFWNGPMGVFELEPFAAGTKAVAQALTEVDGLSVVGGGDSAAAVRALGFEDGQFGHISTGGGASLEFLEGKRLPGLEVLGWQ
- the gap gene encoding type I glyceraldehyde-3-phosphate dehydrogenase, translating into MSVKIGINGFGRIGRNFLRAALAKGSDLEIVAVNDLTDNKALAHLLKYDSITGRLDATVELDGDKIVVNGKPIIVLEERDPANLPWGELGVDVVIESTGRFTKSEDARKHITAGAKKVIVSAPATGDDVATIVLGVNEGTYDPQVHDIVSNASCTTNCLAPLAKVLLDNFGIERGLMTTVHAYTADQNLQDGPHSDLRRARAAAVNIIPTSTGAAKALGLVIPELVGKLDGYALRVPVPTGSITDLTVELTNPATVEEINAAYKAAAAGDLEGILKYTEDPIVSSDIVTDPHSSIFDAGLTKVIGNQVKVASWYDNEWGYSNRLVDVAELVAGKL
- a CDS encoding superoxide dismutase; this translates as MADYTLAELPYDYSALEPHISGRIMELHHDKHHATYVTGANTALAALQEARDSENLANVNKLQKDLAFNLAGHVNHTVFWNNLSPDGGDKPTGELAAAIDENFGSFDKFKAHFTASALGIQGSGWSILAWDSLGEKLLIEQLYDHQSNHAAATVPVLLLDMWEHAFYLDYVNVKADYVKAFWNIVNWADVSARFEKARRNTSGLLLLS
- the whiA gene encoding DNA-binding protein WhiA; its protein translation is MALTADVKGELVAIVSRKNTVRAAELATILRFSGGLHIISNRLAVEVELDSAPLATRVRRDLAELYGVRSEGSIVSAGGSRRTTSWLVRVVEGGDTLARQTGLLDQRGRPVRGLPNRLTTGTREELAAVWRGAFLAQGSLTDPGRSAALEVICPGNEAAMAIVGAAGRLGVQAKSREVRGVHRVVIRDGESISAMLTLMGATSTVASWEELRQRREVRATANRLVNFDDANLRRSAQAAVAACSRVERAMEILGEDIPEHLRYAGRLRLAHRDASLDELGHHADPPMTKDAVAGRIRRLLAMADKRATDLDIPGTDANLPAELQDL
- the rapZ gene encoding RNase adapter RapZ, translated to MSTESEQQNVLIVTGMSGAGRSTAANALEDLGWYVVDNLPPQMLRPLVDLAQRAGDTVPKVAAVVDVRGRDFFADLGEIVRELRVGVDLRVVFLEATDAALVRRFEQVRRPHPLQGRGTLLDGISAERTRLAQLRESADIVIDTSDLNPHQLATTITERFAEAGRAGLQITVMSFGFKYGLPTDADMVADARFLPNPYWIPELRPHTGLDEEVRDYVLAQQGAEEFIDSYSRALRPVLDGYQRENKRHATIAIGCTGGKHRSVAVAGRVAARLAELPGVAVNVAHRDLGRE
- the uvrC gene encoding excinuclease ABC subunit UvrC, with translation MTQTVDFRPKPGEIPTLPGVYRFKDARGRVLYVGKAKNLRARLSNYFAPLPSLHERTRRMVTSASGVEWTVVGTDVEALQLEFTWINEFDPPFNVKFRDDKSYPYMAVTLGDEAPRVMVTRNAKIRGARYFGPYPKIWAIHETIDLMIKAFPIRTCNDSNYKRAMQSGKPCFASQIGRCGGPCSHRVTFAEHRAIVDRFVAFMGSHDRRMIGELEREMREAAEAMQYERAGKLRDQAAALDAVLAKSAVVLKDNVDVDLYAIVHDELAASVQQFRVRGGRIRGERGWVVDKELDMSTAELVDTALQAAYESGDIPPREVVVPELPEDSEALEEWLGSLRGANVRLRAAQRGDKAALLETATQNAKHSLMLYKTRRSADFTARTQALEDIRDALGMAEAPLRMECYDVSHLSGTNIVASMVVFEDGLVRKDQYRRFSIAESTDDTESLHQVLTRRLAYLKEPTEPAEIDPETGEAKRRKFSYPPNLLIVDGGQPQVAAAQRALDESGVTGITLCGIAKRLEEIWLPDSDFPVILPRNSDALFLFQRIRDEAHRFAITHQRQRRKRDISSQLAEIPGLGGTRVRDLLKHFGSVTRLREASDAEIAEVKGIGPTLAAAIHGHLHP